The following coding sequences are from one Caloranaerobacter sp. TR13 window:
- the frr gene encoding ribosome recycling factor, whose translation MYLEVHKTTEEKMKKTLKVYKEELVGIKAGRANPALLDRIMVDYYGTSTPLKQIANISAPEPRLLVIQAWDANAVPAIEKAIIKSDLGLNPSIDNKVIRLNIPQLTEERRKELIKHLKKLTENAKVAIRNERRDANDHLKKMEKTGELTQDDLRKAEEEVQKLTDRYIEEINKLFEKKEKELLEV comes from the coding sequence ATGTATTTAGAAGTTCATAAAACGACAGAAGAAAAGATGAAAAAAACTTTAAAAGTTTATAAAGAAGAACTTGTGGGTATTAAAGCTGGTCGAGCTAATCCAGCTTTGTTAGATAGGATTATGGTTGACTATTATGGTACATCTACGCCTCTTAAGCAAATAGCTAATATATCAGCTCCAGAACCTAGACTATTAGTTATTCAAGCTTGGGATGCAAATGCAGTTCCAGCTATTGAAAAGGCTATTATTAAATCCGATTTAGGATTAAATCCATCAATTGATAATAAAGTTATAAGACTAAACATACCACAACTTACAGAAGAAAGAAGAAAAGAATTAATAAAACATTTGAAAAAACTTACAGAAAATGCAAAGGTAGCAATAAGGAATGAGAGAAGAGATGCAAATGATCATTTGAAAAAGATGGAAAAAACCGGAGAATTAACTCAAGATGATTTAAGAAAAGCTGAAGAAGAAGTTCAAAAACTAACTGATAGGTATATTGAAGAAATTAATAAATTATTTGAAAAGAAAGAAAAAGAATTGTTGGAGGTATAG
- the pyrH gene encoding UMP kinase: protein MKEVKYKRIILKLSGEALAGDKGFGIDKATIMNIAKQIKILNELDVETSIVVGGGNFWRGKKSGVGMDRTTADYMGMLATVINALAMQDALESLGVYTRVQTAIEMRQIAEPYIRRKAVRHLEKGRVVIFAAGTGNPYFSTDTTAALRAAEIEADVILLAKKGVDGVYDSDPLLNPDAKKFEVIDYKDILNLGLGVMDSTAASLCMDNQIPIIVFGIEQPENIVKVVMGEKIGTQVKEV, encoded by the coding sequence ATGAAAGAAGTTAAATATAAAAGAATTATACTTAAGTTAAGTGGTGAAGCTTTGGCTGGTGATAAGGGCTTCGGTATTGATAAAGCTACAATAATGAATATAGCAAAGCAAATTAAGATTTTAAATGAGCTTGATGTAGAAACTTCTATAGTAGTAGGTGGAGGTAATTTTTGGAGAGGCAAAAAAAGTGGTGTAGGAATGGACAGGACGACTGCTGACTATATGGGTATGTTAGCAACTGTAATAAATGCTTTGGCTATGCAAGATGCACTAGAAAGCTTAGGGGTATATACTAGAGTTCAAACAGCAATTGAGATGCGACAAATAGCTGAGCCTTACATAAGGCGAAAAGCAGTGAGGCATTTGGAAAAAGGTAGAGTAGTGATTTTTGCAGCGGGTACAGGAAATCCATATTTTTCAACAGATACTACAGCAGCTCTAAGGGCAGCGGAAATCGAAGCAGATGTAATTTTATTGGCTAAAAAAGGTGTTGATGGCGTATATGATTCAGATCCATTGTTGAATCCAGATGCAAAGAAGTTTGAAGTAATTGATTATAAAGATATCTTAAACTTAGGATTAGGAGTTATGGATTCAACAGCAGCATCATTATGTATGGATAACCAAATACCAATTATAGTTTTTGGTATTGAGCAACCGGAAAACATTGTTAAAGTAGTTATGGGTGAAAAAATAGGTACTCAAGTAAAGGAGGTTTAA
- the tsf gene encoding translation elongation factor Ts — MAVTASMVKELRERTGAGMLDCKKALVEANGDLEKAVEILRKKGLSKAAKKAGRVAAEGIVDSYIHGGRIGVLVEVNSETDFVAKNEEFRQFVRDIAMQIAAQNPKYVSREEVPTEVIEKEKEILKQQALNEGKPEHIVEKMVEGRLEKFYKEVCLLEQPFIKDPDVTIKDLVTEKIAKIGENIKIRRFVRYEVGEGIEKKQENFAEEVAKQIKM, encoded by the coding sequence ATGGCTGTAACAGCTTCTATGGTAAAAGAGTTAAGAGAAAGAACAGGAGCAGGTATGTTAGATTGTAAAAAAGCTTTAGTTGAGGCAAATGGCGATTTAGAAAAAGCAGTTGAGATATTAAGAAAAAAAGGTTTATCAAAAGCAGCTAAAAAAGCAGGAAGAGTAGCTGCTGAAGGAATTGTGGATTCTTACATACATGGTGGAAGAATAGGTGTACTTGTAGAAGTAAATAGTGAGACTGATTTTGTTGCAAAGAATGAAGAATTTAGACAATTTGTACGTGATATAGCTATGCAAATTGCTGCACAAAATCCTAAATATGTATCAAGAGAAGAAGTTCCGACAGAGGTAATTGAAAAAGAAAAAGAAATTTTAAAGCAACAAGCTTTAAATGAAGGTAAACCTGAACACATTGTTGAAAAAATGGTAGAAGGACGTTTAGAAAAATTCTATAAGGAAGTATGTTTATTAGAACAACCTTTTATAAAAGACCCAGATGTAACAATTAAGGATTTAGTAACAGAGAAGATAGCAAAAATAGGAGAAAATATAAAAATAAGAAGATTTGTTAGATATGAAGTAGGAGAAGGAATTGAAAAGAAACAAGAGAATTTTGCAGAAGAAGTAGCTAAACAAATTAAGATGTAA
- the rpsB gene encoding 30S ribosomal protein S2: protein MAVITMKQLLEAGVHFGHQTRRWNPKMAEYIFTERNGIYIIDLQKTVGKIEEAYKFIKEIVENGGQVLFVGTKKQAQESIKQEASRCGMHYVNQRWLGGMLTNYKTIKKRVDRLHELKRMEEEGTFDVLPKKEVIKLRHEAERLEKFLGGIKNMKGLPDVLFVVDPRKEKIAVKEARTLGIPVVAIVDTNCDPDEVDYVIPGNDDAIRAVKLLTQTIANAVLEGKQGEQDNE, encoded by the coding sequence ATGGCAGTAATTACAATGAAGCAACTTCTAGAAGCAGGTGTTCATTTTGGACATCAAACTAGAAGATGGAATCCAAAAATGGCAGAGTACATTTTTACTGAAAGAAATGGTATTTACATTATTGACCTTCAGAAAACAGTTGGGAAAATTGAAGAAGCATACAAGTTTATAAAAGAAATTGTTGAAAATGGGGGTCAAGTACTTTTTGTTGGTACTAAAAAACAAGCACAAGAATCTATTAAGCAAGAAGCAAGTAGATGTGGTATGCATTACGTAAATCAAAGATGGTTAGGTGGTATGCTTACTAACTATAAGACAATTAAAAAGAGAGTGGACAGATTACATGAGTTAAAGAGAATGGAAGAGGAAGGTACTTTTGATGTATTACCTAAGAAAGAGGTAATTAAATTAAGACATGAAGCTGAAAGATTAGAGAAATTTTTAGGTGGAATTAAGAATATGAAAGGCCTTCCAGATGTATTATTTGTGGTAGATCCAAGAAAAGAAAAGATAGCAGTTAAAGAAGCTAGAACTCTTGGTATACCAGTTGTAGCTATTGTAGATACTAATTGTGATCCAGATGAAGTGGATTACGTGATTCCTGGTAACGATGATGCGATTAGAGCAGTTAAGTTACTAACACAAACAATAGCAAATGCTGTACTAGAAGGAAAGCAAGGAGAACAAGATAACGAGTAA
- a CDS encoding DUF342 domain-containing protein yields the protein MVFRTDKDFEFKFLEDGVYICINNMARNAISLSDVLERINRKQIKEYDLDIIVDVINGSKSGFVRFAPKQEEILINEEVLIDISKDKMYGYVTLLPPDGGKNIEFDEFVNKVKEIIKYGLNYEKLREIFENKVYNKKICIAKGKKPVQGKDGYIVWHFNIENKHKPKILKDGSVDYRNLNIINNVKKGQLLAERIPATTGENGVAVTGEIIPSIKGKEKILKAGKNVVLSDDGNSAYALKDGQVIYQDEKIVVYEVYEIIGNVDNATGNIYFNGTVKIKGNVITGFCVKAMSDIEINGVVEGAIVESNGNIIVKRGIQGYHKGKLISKGNIYTKFIENSNIYANLDIHAEAIMHSKVISGNNIEVNGKKGLIVGGVCKAKNEIRAKTIGSQMGTITVLEVGIDPELKQKHTELKNRINEIRLNIEKVDKTIKVFTRLVKNNSLPDEKKELLVKIIDSRQVLTNELETLKEQLINIEEKIKLQTNGKVKVEKEIFPGVKIAIGNSVMFVRERLGPCTFMNVDGEIRITSFEK from the coding sequence ATGGTTTTTAGAACTGATAAGGATTTTGAATTTAAGTTTTTAGAAGATGGTGTTTACATTTGCATAAATAATATGGCAAGAAATGCAATTAGTTTATCTGATGTTTTAGAAAGGATTAATAGAAAGCAGATAAAAGAATATGATTTAGATATAATTGTTGATGTAATAAATGGATCAAAAAGTGGATTTGTTCGATTTGCACCAAAACAAGAAGAAATATTGATTAATGAAGAAGTTTTAATTGATATTTCGAAAGATAAAATGTATGGTTATGTAACTTTGTTACCACCTGATGGAGGTAAAAATATTGAGTTTGATGAATTTGTAAATAAAGTAAAAGAAATAATAAAATATGGGCTGAATTATGAAAAACTAAGAGAAATTTTTGAAAATAAAGTTTATAACAAAAAAATTTGCATTGCTAAAGGTAAAAAGCCAGTGCAAGGGAAAGATGGTTATATCGTATGGCATTTTAATATTGAAAATAAACATAAACCAAAGATTTTAAAAGATGGCAGTGTGGATTATAGAAATTTAAATATAATAAATAATGTTAAAAAAGGTCAGTTGTTAGCAGAAAGAATTCCTGCTACAACTGGTGAAAATGGTGTTGCAGTAACTGGTGAAATCATACCTTCTATTAAAGGCAAAGAAAAAATTTTGAAAGCAGGTAAAAATGTAGTTTTATCTGATGATGGAAACTCAGCTTACGCATTGAAAGATGGACAAGTTATATACCAAGATGAAAAAATTGTTGTTTATGAAGTATATGAAATTATTGGAAATGTAGATAATGCAACGGGTAATATTTATTTTAACGGTACGGTAAAGATAAAAGGAAATGTTATTACAGGATTTTGTGTTAAGGCAATGAGTGATATTGAGATAAATGGAGTAGTTGAAGGAGCTATTGTTGAAAGCAATGGTAATATCATAGTTAAAAGAGGTATACAAGGCTATCATAAAGGGAAACTAATATCTAAGGGTAATATTTATACCAAATTTATTGAAAATAGTAATATCTATGCTAATTTAGATATACATGCAGAAGCAATAATGCATAGTAAAGTAATTTCTGGCAATAATATAGAAGTAAATGGTAAAAAAGGTTTAATTGTTGGTGGAGTTTGTAAAGCAAAGAATGAAATTAGAGCAAAAACGATAGGTTCTCAGATGGGAACTATAACGGTATTAGAGGTAGGAATAGATCCAGAATTAAAACAAAAACATACAGAATTAAAAAATAGAATAAATGAAATAAGGTTAAATATAGAAAAGGTTGATAAAACGATAAAAGTATTTACTAGATTAGTGAAAAACAATAGTTTACCTGATGAAAAAAAGGAATTACTTGTAAAAATAATAGATAGCAGACAAGTTTTGACTAATGAATTAGAAACTTTAAAAGAACAGTTGATTAATATTGAAGAAAAAATTAAATTACAGACTAATGGTAAAGTTAAAGTAGAAAAAGAAATATTCCCAGGTGTTAAGATTGCGATTGGTAACAGTGTTATGTTTGTAAGAGAGAGACTTGGACCATGTACCTTTATGAATGTTGATGGAGAAATAAGAATTACTTCGTTTGAAAAATAA
- a CDS encoding sigma-70 family RNA polymerase sigma factor → MTIEEIWDRYKSTNNIEFKQKLIEEYVYLVKIVAGRLYNYYNGNIEFDDLLSYGVFGLIDAIEKFDINRGLKFETYAQIRIRGAIIDNLRKLDWIPRSLRKKAKALEEVVRELENNLGRTVTYKDVAKKLNIDQKEVEELFKEISIYNIVSLEDIFASGNDIVFRDSYDTPEGQFEKKEIKSIIRETIDKLPEKEKLVISLYYYDELTYKEISEILGVSQSRISQLHSKALTSIKSKLKHIGILS, encoded by the coding sequence ATGACCATTGAAGAAATTTGGGATAGGTACAAATCTACCAATAATATTGAATTTAAACAAAAATTGATTGAAGAATACGTGTATTTAGTTAAAATTGTGGCTGGAAGGCTATACAATTATTATAACGGTAATATAGAGTTTGATGATTTATTGAGTTACGGAGTATTCGGTTTAATAGATGCTATAGAGAAGTTTGACATTAATAGGGGATTAAAATTTGAGACATATGCACAGATTAGAATAAGAGGTGCAATAATAGATAATTTAAGAAAATTAGATTGGATTCCTAGATCTTTAAGAAAAAAAGCTAAAGCACTAGAAGAAGTTGTTAGAGAATTAGAGAATAATTTAGGAAGAACAGTTACATATAAAGATGTTGCTAAGAAGTTAAATATTGATCAAAAAGAAGTGGAAGAATTGTTTAAAGAAATTTCGATCTATAATATTGTTTCACTAGAAGATATTTTTGCTTCAGGAAATGATATAGTATTTAGAGATAGCTATGATACTCCAGAAGGACAATTTGAAAAAAAAGAAATAAAATCTATAATTAGAGAAACTATTGATAAATTGCCAGAAAAAGAAAAATTAGTTATATCACTTTATTACTATGATGAACTAACTTATAAAGAGATAAGTGAGATCTTAGGTGTTTCTCAATCACGGATTTCACAATTGCATAGCAAAGCTCTGACTTCAATCAAAAGTAAGTTAAAACATATAGGAATATTAAGTTGA
- a CDS encoding chemotaxis protein CheD encodes MKVVKVGMADLAVSKSPCIITTLGLGSCVGIALYDRINKIGGLAHIMLPSSLDIKNNSNKAKFADTAIEILIDKMIKIGANKNNIVAKLAGGSQMFKFSTQNEMLRIGDRNVIASKKKLKEYGIPIVAEDTGGNYGRTIELNCEDGTLMVRTIGRGCKYI; translated from the coding sequence ATGAAAGTAGTAAAAGTAGGCATGGCAGATTTAGCAGTTTCTAAATCACCTTGCATAATCACAACTTTAGGGTTAGGTTCATGTGTAGGTATTGCTCTATATGATAGAATAAATAAAATTGGCGGTTTAGCTCATATAATGTTACCGTCTAGTCTAGATATAAAAAATAATTCGAATAAGGCAAAGTTTGCAGATACTGCGATTGAAATATTAATTGATAAAATGATAAAAATTGGAGCGAATAAAAATAATATTGTAGCTAAGTTAGCTGGCGGTTCACAGATGTTTAAATTCAGTACTCAAAATGAGATGCTAAGAATAGGTGACAGAAATGTGATAGCATCAAAAAAGAAATTAAAAGAATATGGTATTCCAATAGTAGCTGAGGATACAGGAGGAAATTATGGTAGAACTATTGAATTAAACTGTGAGGATGGTACTTTAATGGTAAGAACAATTGGTAGAGGATGTAAATATATTTAA
- a CDS encoding chemotaxis protein CheC → MDINNLNIMLLDVLKEIGNIGSGNAATALSSIINKKIDMNVPQVKILDFDEVANVLGGAEKPVAGIYFEMNGDIKGNIMFILDIDSARCLLNLLFKNNNESREFTDMDMSALSEVGNILAASYINSLSMLSNMVLKISVPSIAIDMAGAILSVPAIQFGYISDKVLFIETQFKEGNNLVTGNLFLIPELDSFETMLKKLGVVEI, encoded by the coding sequence ATGGATATAAATAATTTAAATATTATGTTACTGGATGTATTAAAAGAAATAGGTAACATAGGTTCTGGTAATGCAGCAACTGCATTATCAAGTATAATAAATAAGAAGATAGATATGAATGTACCCCAAGTAAAAATTTTAGACTTTGATGAAGTAGCAAATGTACTAGGTGGAGCAGAGAAACCAGTTGCTGGTATTTATTTTGAGATGAATGGAGACATAAAGGGCAATATTATGTTTATTTTGGATATAGATTCTGCACGCTGTTTACTAAATTTACTTTTTAAAAACAATAATGAAAGTAGAGAATTTACAGATATGGATATGTCGGCTTTATCTGAAGTTGGTAATATATTAGCTGCTTCTTATATTAATTCTTTGAGTATGCTTTCTAATATGGTTTTGAAGATCTCAGTTCCATCAATAGCGATTGATATGGCCGGAGCTATTCTAAGTGTACCTGCTATACAGTTTGGATATATCAGTGATAAAGTTTTATTTATCGAAACTCAATTTAAAGAAGGTAATAACTTGGTAACTGGAAATTTATTTTTAATACCAGAATTAGATTCTTTTGAAACAATGCTAAAAAAATTAGGAGTAGTTGAAATATGA
- a CDS encoding chemotaxis protein CheW — MNSIESVNTNQYVLFKLENESYGIEIEYVKTIEKITNITRVPNTKPYVKGVINLRGEVIPVIDLRERFGLSITDYNNETRVIIVSIKDFVIGLIVDSSSEVIHLNDNEVDNPPTIGETNTVEFIKGIGKKDGNLIMLLNLKKVL, encoded by the coding sequence TTGAATTCTATAGAAAGTGTAAATACAAATCAATATGTTTTGTTTAAATTAGAAAATGAAAGTTATGGAATTGAAATTGAGTATGTTAAAACAATTGAGAAGATTACAAATATAACAAGGGTGCCAAATACAAAACCTTATGTTAAAGGAGTTATAAATTTACGTGGGGAAGTTATTCCAGTTATTGATTTAAGAGAAAGATTTGGGTTATCAATAACGGATTATAATAATGAGACTAGAGTTATAATTGTTTCAATAAAAGATTTTGTAATTGGGTTGATAGTTGATTCCTCTTCAGAAGTAATTCATTTGAATGATAATGAAGTGGATAATCCTCCTACGATAGGAGAGACAAATACGGTTGAATTTATTAAAGGTATAGGAAAAAAAGACGGAAATTTAATTATGCTTCTAAATCTGAAAAAAGTTTTATAG
- a CDS encoding chemotaxis protein CheA → MDISQYLDIFIDESKEHLHNLNGSLLSLEKNPDDKELINEIFRVAHTLKGMSGTMGFNKIANLTHEMENLLDAIRNDRLAINTDIIDLLFKCFDALEEYINIIATEGEEGEQDNRDLIIKLNSVLNNNEGCRSETSIKTEQADNLKNLSQYAINIVKKAQEKGLNAYTIDITLREDCMLKAARAFIVFNTLEKYGEIIYSKPSVEDIEDENFDLSFSITILSKNDKNTILDELNKINDIEMIEMRKLENMNSMSNDKIIDETNNIHNKIQKRTEKKTKKKNNIVGKTVRVDIDRLDNLMNLVSELIIIKTRMEEVGGRSENHNMNEAIEYLERITTSIHDAVMKVRMVPIDRVFNRFPRMVRDLSKELGKDIKLIMSGEETEVDRTVIDEIGDPLIHLIRNSIDHGIESPKERLKIGKKEFGSLYLRAYPDGNNVVIEVEDDGKGIDLEKVKRKAVDKKLITEEIAHNMSKEEIISLLFKAGFSTAEQISDVSGRGVGLDVVKNKIESIGGNIEVETAKGKGTKFTIRIPLTLAIIQALLIKLQDEIYALPLSSIKEITTIKSQTIRKVQNHEVVLFRNKTLPIIRLGQVLGIEKTDKIDKNEELITVIAKKGDKEAGLIVDKLIGQQEIVIKSLGKYLSGTRYIAGATILGDGSISLILDINSLF, encoded by the coding sequence TTGGATATTAGTCAATATCTTGATATATTTATAGACGAATCTAAAGAACATTTACATAATTTAAATGGGAGTTTATTAAGTTTAGAAAAAAATCCAGATGATAAAGAGCTGATTAATGAAATATTCAGAGTAGCACACACTTTAAAAGGTATGTCTGGGACAATGGGATTTAACAAAATAGCAAATTTGACACATGAGATGGAAAATTTACTAGATGCAATAAGAAATGATAGATTAGCTATTAATACAGATATTATTGATTTATTATTTAAGTGTTTTGATGCTCTCGAAGAATATATTAATATTATAGCTACTGAAGGTGAAGAAGGCGAACAAGATAATAGAGATTTAATTATTAAATTAAATTCTGTTTTGAATAATAATGAAGGATGTCGATCCGAAACTAGCATAAAAACAGAGCAAGCTGATAATTTAAAAAATCTTAGTCAATATGCTATTAATATTGTAAAAAAGGCACAGGAAAAGGGATTAAATGCTTATACGATTGATATAACATTAAGAGAAGATTGCATGTTAAAAGCTGCAAGAGCATTTATTGTATTTAATACATTGGAGAAATATGGAGAAATAATTTATTCAAAACCTTCAGTTGAAGATATAGAAGATGAAAATTTTGATTTAAGTTTTTCGATAACCATTTTAAGTAAAAATGATAAAAATACTATTTTAGATGAACTTAATAAGATAAATGATATTGAAATGATTGAAATGAGAAAACTTGAGAATATGAATAGCATGAGTAATGACAAGATTATAGATGAGACTAATAATATACATAATAAAATTCAAAAAAGAACAGAGAAAAAAACTAAAAAGAAAAATAATATAGTAGGAAAAACTGTTAGAGTTGATATTGATAGACTTGATAATTTGATGAATCTTGTAAGTGAACTAATTATTATTAAAACAAGGATGGAAGAAGTTGGTGGTCGTTCTGAAAATCATAACATGAATGAAGCAATTGAATATTTAGAAAGAATTACTACTAGTATACATGATGCAGTTATGAAAGTAAGGATGGTACCCATAGATAGAGTTTTTAACAGATTTCCTAGAATGGTACGGGATTTATCAAAAGAGTTAGGGAAAGATATTAAACTAATTATGTCTGGTGAAGAAACAGAAGTAGATAGAACTGTAATTGATGAGATAGGGGACCCTTTAATACATTTAATTCGAAATTCAATAGATCATGGAATAGAAAGTCCAAAAGAAAGATTAAAAATTGGCAAGAAGGAATTTGGCTCTTTATATTTAAGAGCTTATCCTGACGGTAATAATGTAGTTATAGAAGTTGAAGATGATGGTAAAGGTATTGATTTGGAAAAAGTTAAACGAAAAGCGGTAGATAAAAAACTAATAACCGAAGAAATAGCACATAATATGTCTAAAGAAGAGATAATTTCTTTGCTTTTTAAAGCTGGCTTTAGTACAGCTGAACAAATATCAGATGTTTCGGGTAGGGGTGTTGGTTTAGACGTAGTCAAAAATAAAATTGAATCCATAGGTGGTAATATTGAAGTTGAAACTGCAAAAGGGAAAGGTACTAAATTTACAATAAGAATACCGCTAACATTAGCAATAATTCAAGCGTTGTTAATAAAACTACAAGATGAAATTTATGCATTACCTTTAAGTTCTATAAAGGAAATTACAACTATTAAGAGTCAAACTATTAGAAAGGTACAGAATCATGAAGTAGTTCTATTTAGGAATAAAACATTACCAATAATCAGATTAGGTCAAGTCTTAGGAATTGAAAAGACAGATAAAATAGATAAAAACGAAGAATTAATTACAGTTATTGCAAAAAAAGGAGATAAAGAGGCTGGGCTGATTGTAGACAAGCTTATAGGGCAACAAGAGATAGTAATAAAGTCATTAGGAAAATATTTATCTGGAACTAGGTATATAGCAGGAGCGACAATTTTAGGAGATGGTAGCATATCTCTTATACTTGATATAAATTCTTTATTTTAA
- a CDS encoding chemotaxis response regulator protein-glutamate methylesterase, with amino-acid sequence MIKVLVVDDSAFMRKIISDILSSDEIIEVIGTAKNGKDALDKVSYLNPDVITLDIEMPVMDGIEALREIMKKFRKPVVMLSSLTSQGAEATLRALEYGAVDFITKPTNIFKVGSQEKKEEIIKKVKVAANAVLLNTVIDNHIVSKNNSIAITNKEEKMDYIVALGTSTGGPRALQAIIPALPNEINAALVVVQHMPQGFTKSLANRLNSMSHIVVKEGEDGELVRRGHCYIAPGGYHMTLDEVGVNKVYIRLNKEKPVSGHRPSVDVLMESVAKIKYLKKIGVILTGMGSDGSQGIKHIKENNGFTIAQDEKSCVVYGMPKAAINIGGISKVLSLESIPNEILNKLGVL; translated from the coding sequence ATGATAAAGGTTCTAGTTGTAGATGATTCAGCATTTATGCGTAAAATAATAAGTGATATTTTATCTAGTGATGAAATAATTGAAGTGATAGGAACTGCTAAGAATGGTAAAGATGCTTTAGACAAAGTATCTTATTTAAATCCAGATGTTATTACATTAGATATTGAAATGCCAGTTATGGATGGTATTGAAGCATTAAGAGAGATTATGAAAAAATTTAGAAAACCAGTTGTAATGCTCAGCAGTTTGACTAGCCAGGGAGCTGAAGCAACTTTGAGAGCTTTAGAATATGGAGCTGTTGATTTTATTACAAAGCCAACTAATATTTTTAAGGTAGGAAGTCAAGAAAAAAAAGAAGAAATTATAAAGAAGGTTAAGGTAGCTGCAAATGCTGTGTTACTAAATACTGTAATAGACAATCATATAGTTTCAAAAAATAATTCTATAGCTATAACTAATAAAGAAGAGAAAATGGATTATATAGTTGCTTTAGGAACTTCTACTGGTGGGCCAAGAGCACTTCAGGCAATAATACCGGCTTTACCAAATGAAATCAATGCAGCTTTAGTTGTTGTGCAGCATATGCCACAGGGTTTCACTAAATCGCTAGCTAATAGATTAAACTCTATGTCACATATTGTAGTAAAGGAAGGTGAAGATGGAGAGCTTGTAAGAAGAGGACATTGTTATATTGCTCCAGGTGGTTACCATATGACATTAGATGAAGTAGGCGTTAATAAAGTTTATATAAGATTAAATAAAGAAAAACCTGTTTCAGGACATAGACCATCTGTAGATGTTTTAATGGAATCAGTTGCGAAAATTAAATATCTAAAAAAAATAGGTGTAATATTAACTGGAATGGGGTCTGATGGGAGTCAGGGTATAAAGCATATTAAAGAAAATAATGGTTTTACTATTGCACAAGATGAGAAAAGTTGTGTTGTTTATGGAATGCCAAAGGCTGCAATAAATATTGGGGGCATAAGTAAAGTATTATCTTTAGAGTCAATTCCAAATGAAATTTTAAACAAATTGGGGGTGTTATAA